The Rhodococcus sp. ABRD24 genome contains the following window.
GATACGACAACTGCGGACGCGAGCACGAATTACACTGATGTCCTTCGTGGCCATTGAACCATGATCACCGCTGCGAGCACCGGGTTCCGGTGGGGCGCGCCGCGAATATCACGCCCATTATCCTTGGTGACCATGGCAATTCTTCCGATCCGGATCGTCGGCGACCCCGTACTGCACGAGCCGACCAAGCCGGTGACCCAGTCGCCGGCCGAAATCGCCGAACTCATCGGCGACATGTACGACACGATGGACGCTGCCAACGGCGTCGGCCTGGCGGCAAACCAGGTGGGTGTGCCGCTGCGACTGTTCGTCTACGACTGCCCCGACGTCGACTCCGCAGGCAAGTCGATCCGCCGCCGCGGTGAGGTGATCAACCCGGTACTCGAGACGTCGGAGATCCCGGAGACCATGCCGGACGAGGACGACGACGTCGAGGGCTGCCTGTCGGTGCCCGGCGAGCAGTTCCCGACGGGCCGCGCCGACTGGGCGAAGGTCACCGGCACGGATGCCGAGGGCAATCCGGTGGAGATCGAGGGTCACGGGTTCTTCGCTCGCATGCTGCAACACGAGACGGGACACCTGGACGGGTTCCTGTATGTGGACGTACTGATCGGCCGCAACGCCCGGGCCGCGAAGAAGACGATCAAGCGCGCCGGGTGGGGTGTGCCGGACCTGAGCTGGACGCCGGGCACGGTGGACGACCCGTTCGGTCATGACGAGGACGATGACGAAGACTGACCCTCCGCTGGGTCCACCGGTGATCGGTGGCCGGGTGGTGGTGCGGTATCGCCTGCCGCCCGGTGGCACCCACCCGCTCACCGACGTGATCGGCACGCTCGAGCAGCTCGAGCCGGCGGTCGTGGTCCGCACCGCCGACGGCCGGGTCGTCGAGGTGGACCGGGGCGACGTGGTGCGGCTCAAGGCCCTGGGCCCCAAGCCGGTGCGCCGGTCCGACAGCCGGGTCCGGCGACTGTCGGACTAGCTGACTATCCTCTGCGGTGTGCGACTCGCGACGTGGAATGTGAACTCGGTCCGTGCCCGAACCGACCGGATCGTGGACTGGCTGGCCCGCACCGACACCGACGTGTTGGCAATGCAAGAGACCAAGTGCAAGGACGAGCAGTTCCCGTACGAGCGGTTCACCGAGGCCGGCTACGAGGTGGCACACGTGGGCCTGAGCCAGTGGAACGGCGTGGCGATCGCGTCGCGCATCGGGCTCGAGGACGTACAGATCGGGTTCGCGGACCAGCCCGGGTTCAACAAGGATCCGGAGGCGGAGGCCGCACAGGAGGCCCGCGCAATCGGCGCGACGGTGGGCGGGGTGCGGGTGTGGAGCCTGTACGTGCCCAATGGCCGTGAGCTGACGGATCCGCACTACGTCTACAAGCTCGAGTGGCTCGCGAAGCTGCGTGCGGACGCGGAGGGCTGGCTGGCCGGCAACCCGGACGCGCAGATCGCGCTGGTGGGCGACTGGAATGTCGCGCCCACCGATGAGGACGTGTGGGATCCGGCGTTCTTCGAGGACAAGACGCATACGTCCCAGCCGGAGCGGGACGCGTTCGACGCGTTCGCCGATACCGGCTTCACCGACGTGGTGCGCCCGCACGCGCCTGGCCCGGGCGTCTACACCTACTGGGACTACACGCAGTTGCGGTTCCCCAAGCGCCAGGGCATGCGCATCGACTACGTGCTGGGCTCGCCCGCGTTCGCGGCCCGGGTGACGGGCGCGCACATCGATCGGGACGAGCGCAAGGGGAAGGGCGCGAGCGACCACGCACCGGTCGTGGTCGATCTGGACTGATCAGACTCCCTGCTCGTCGAGCAGGTCCAGGTATTCGGTGTGCATGCCGAGGAAGCGTCGCACGTAGGTGCAGACCGGGCGGATCCTCGTGCCCTCGCGCCGCGCCCGATCCAGTACCTCACGTACCAGCACGGCCGCCCAGCCTCTGCCGCCGCGGTCCTCCCGGACGACGGTGTGCAGCAGCGTGAGCACGTCACCGGACCTGGCGGCACTGTCACGCTGGTAGCCGAGAATGCCGACGAGATCGCCCCCTACCCACAGTTCATAGCGTTCGTGGGGCGGGCTGTCGACGACGCAGACAGCCGGGCCGGTCGCCGGGGCCGTGCTGCCCGGCGCACCAGATTCGACTGTGGCGTAGTTCACATCAGCTATGAAACCAGAAGGCACGGCGGCGGCGCAGTCCGTTTCGGGACAGTTGGGGTAGTTCGATGCGGATGCGCCACTGGCTCGTTACCGAATCTCGATCAGTTGAGCTCGATCAGTTGAGCTCGATCAGTTGAGGGAGACGACCTCGAGGGGCACCATCAGATCGCGGTACTCGGGGTTGGCCTCGACGAAACGCTGGACGTACGTGCACACCGGACGGACCCGCCAGCCGTAGTCCCGAGCCTGGTCGAGTGCACGCCGGACCATGACTGCAGCGAGTCCCTGGTGGCCGAAGTCCTCCACCACGACGGTGTGCATGAACGACACCACCCGCGCACCCGCGCGACGGCCTCCCGGCCGCATTCCGGCAACCGGCGTGGTGTCGTAGTAGCCGACGATCCCCACCAGGTCTCCATTGAGCCGCAGCTCGAATCGGTTCTGGTCGGCGTTGTCGGTCACGTCGGCGCGGGGCGAATCGGCGAACACGACACCTCCTCTGGACGGCTTCGATGCAATACTGTGATCCACGCCACTATTTCTACAGGCACCTTCACCCCCTGTCAGGCGTTTGACCAAATGTTTGCATCCAGCTTTCCCGACAAAAGCCGTTGGCCGTGAGCGTGCGCGGGCAGACAATCGAGGAACACCGCCTTGCACGCCGGAAGGATGTTCCGATGCCGCTCGAACCGGTTCTCGAACCTGCAGCTCAGGAGTTCGCCGACGCCACCGCCGAGCCACCCTTCCTGTACGAGCTCCCGATCGAGGAGGGGCGGGCGCAGTTCGACGAGGTGCAGTCGGGGGACATCGCCAAGCCACCCGTGGAGATCGAGGACCGCGTAGTGGACGGCGGGCCGTCCGGGCAGATCCCGGTCCGGATCGTGCGCCCACGCGGGGCGGCCGGACCGCTACCGGTGATCCAGTACAACCACGGCGCCGGATGGGTGTTCGGCGACGCCGACGTATACGACCGCCTGATCCGCAATCTGTCCGTGGGATCCGAAGCTGCCGTGGTGTTTCCGAGCTTCACCCGCTCCCCCGAGGCGAAGTACCCGACCGCGATCGAGGAGCTGTACGCCACCTCGATCTGGATCGCGGACCACGGCACAGATGCCGATCTCGACCCGACGCGGATCGCCGTTGCCGGCGACAGCGTGGGCGGAAACATGACGATCGCACTGACGCTGATGGCCAAGCAGCGCGGCGGCCCGCGCTTCCGGCAGCAGGTGCTGTTCTATCCGGTGACCAACGCCGAGTTCGATACCGACTCGTACCGCCAGTTCGCCCACGGCTACTTCCTCACCATGGAGGCGATGCGGTGGTTCTGGGACCAGTACACAACAGACCCGGCACATCGGGCCGAGATCACGTGCTCGCCGCTGCGGGCCACCACCGAACAACTGACGGGGCTGCCACCGGCGCTGGTGATCAACGGCGAAGCCGACGTGCTGCGCGACGAGGGCGAGGCGTACGCGAACAAGCTGCGCGCCGCGGGCGTTCCGGTTACAGCAGTGCGGTTCCAGGGGATGATCCACGATTTCATGATGCTCAATGCCCTCGCCGATACCCACGCTGCGCGAACCGGGATGCTACTTGCCACCACGACCTTGAAGCGCGCCCTCTACGGCGCCGGGGAGCTGGAATAGCCCAAACCCGCGAGGCCCGTTCCTACACACTGATGCGAATAGTCGAATCTTACTTGCATCCAATCAATTTCAATCCGACCAGATTCGGGTCATGGCAAGATATCGATCCCCGGCGAGAACCTCAACTTGCCATTCAAGGTGGCCGTACCGGACCCTGCTGGCGGGCACCCCACTCCACCCGTCGAATTGAAGTTGACGGTCCCTGTGTTCGAGGCAATCACCGATGGCTTCGTGTATGGCAGCGGCCCGATCGTGCTCGTACCCAAAGTGATCGAGCAACCGATCGGCGGAACTGTAACCACCGCCCCACCGGCAGGGATGATCAGGAAGCCCCGTGGATACGCTCCGTCGTGATCGACCATCAGTCTCCAGATCCCACTGGCCACGACACTCACCGGCTGAACGTTGAGTGCGCAGCTCGACAGATTCATGGAACTGATATCGATCGCGATTCCCCCGGGAGAAGGACTGCTGTTGGCAGGCGCGGCCGGAATCATCCCGTAACCCGAGACATCCGTGCACCGCAGGGTGTATCCGGGGGTGTACATCCGGAGTTCACTGCTCGTCACTACGACCGGCGTATCCGGAGGAGTGACCGTCGTCGAGGCGTACGACATCCCCGGAGCCGCCAACATCGCAACCGCTGCGACGACCAGACCCGCACTACCGCGATTGAGAACCTTCGTCGCCATTCGTTTCTCCTCATTGCCCTCAGGAGAGATACTCGAATCTTCCTTGCAGCCAACCCAATCTGAACTCATACTGCATCAACCGTCCCGGTACCCATCAACACGAGCACCGGGACGGTCGAGTTCAGGCCAGGGTCACGGTGTGACATCCACCCCCGGCGTGAACGTCAGCTTGCCCGTCAAGTTGGCAGTACCGGGGCCTGCCGGCGGGCACACGCCGCCACCACTCGAGTTGAAGTTGATCGTCCCGGAATTCGACGCCGTCACCGACGGCTTCGCATACGGCAGTGGCCCGATCGTGCTCGCTCCCACCGTGATCGAGCAACCACTCGACGGCACGGTTACCACCGCTCCACCGGCGGGGATGATCAGCGAACCCTGAGGGGACGCACCATCGTGATTGACATTCAGCTTCCAGACCCCGCTGGTTGCGACATTCGCAGTCTGACCGTTGAGCGTGCAGCTCGACATGCTCACGGTGGTGATGTCGATCGGGATCCCGCCGACGGAGGGATTGCTGTTGCCGGGGGCGGCCGGGGTCGATCCACTGCCGGACACATTGGTGCAGCGCATGGTGTACCCCGGGGTGGTCATCCGGAGATCACTGCTCGTCGCGGTCACCGGCGTGTTGGCGGGAGTGATCGTCGTCGAGGCATACGACATCCCCGCAGCCGTCAACGTCGCAACTGCCGCGACAGCGAGAACCGCGCTACCACGATTGAGAACCTTCTTCGTCATCTACTTCTCCTTTGTGTGAGGTAGAGCCCCCGTTCGGATGAACGGTTTGCGGAGGAAAGGCATTCACGGAATGAATCGAACTGCAGAGCTACTGGAGCTCCCATCCCGCAGCGTTGTAGACCGAGCTGGTGGTGGAGAGGAAGTTCCCTCCGCCACCCGAGGGCAGGCCCGCACGTTGGTTGACGGCCCAGTTCAGCGAGCCGAAGAGCCCGCACCCGCTAGCGCCGGGCACGGCAAAGTTGGTGGCTTTGTGGGTTGCCTGGGGCCAGACCCCACCCGGCACACCGGGAACTGTATCCGAAATCCATTGCGCAGCACCAGCATTTTGAAGATCGAGTGAAAGACGGACCGGGTTGGACGCAGAACCGATGTAGCAGTTGTTCCCCAGCAGCGGATTGGACAGCTTGAGCCGCACCGGGAGTTCCACACCGAGGGTGTAGGGCTGGACGTCGGGCAGGGCGACCGCCTCGACCGTTGCCTGGATGGCGGTGGGGCCGAAGTCCTCGGACGAACTGGTGCCGAGTGCGCCACCCGGGACACTGATCGACTTCGAGTACACACCGAACTTGCCATCGTTTGCGGCGGGAACGAAGACCTGATTAGTCGGATTGGCCGGATCAGGCTGGCTGACACCACCGGCAATCATCAAGCTTCCATCCGCAATCTGAACGTCCAGGCCACCGATGCGCATCGTGCCGTCCCGAACCACGACGGTCATACAGGTGCCGAGATCGGTGACAGGGTCGTAGACCTTGTCGAGCTGGCAGGTGTCCCAATTCTTGAATTCGTACTTCGCCCCCGCTGCGGGGGCGGCCGCGGTCGCCACACCACCACCGACCAGCGCCAGAGCTGTCACCGCACCCAGGATCGTGGAGCGGGCCATGAGTTTTTGCACGTAGAACCCCCAAACGGAATATTCACCCAGCCAGGCCTATTCGAGCGAGTTCGATGTTCCTGCCCGAGCGCACTTCTGACAGAAGAGCATCGCCTCGAAACACACTGAGACTCGGCGCGATGCATGGCGTTGGAGTGAGTCGGGCATGCGCTGGTGGCGTTAGTCCGAGATGAGCGGAGTTGTGCTCATCCCGGTCTCCCCCGAGATTCCCCATCCTCAGCCAGGCCTGATGCCAGCCTGACCGTGAGCGTGTAACAGATCGTTACATGCACGACGCCGCTGCGTGACGGTTTTTGCCGATCCCATTTCCGGGCGTGTCGAGACCCCCATTGACTTAGACAACCGTCCGACACATGTTGTGGCCCTTGGATAGTCGCGATCCTCTACCTCACAATGATCGCCGAACGTGAGCCCGGGTTCCCCACGTCGCATTCCATACACATTGGTGCACAACATCTTCGGACACTCTTGTCGAAAACCGCGGACCTTCCTGACGCGCCGCCACAGGCTTCCTATTCGAACTCCAGCCATCTCGACGCAAACACTTGGTTCCACCGTTCATCGCCTGGCACCTCGACTCAGACCTTCCGCCTCGATCGAATTGCTTCGATCACCGCCGAGCCGATACACAGCCCTGCGGTACGCGAAACACGACATTTAGCTCAAAGATTTCACCGCAGTACATCTTCCGATTCCGATTTCGGATTCGTGAATCGCCTCGAAACCGCCACATAGCAGGGTCGCCGCCCTCGGAGCTACCAGACGTGGGCTCTGCGGCTCGATGAACTGGGCCGTGCGCCTGCAGGCAGACCCACCCTCTGCGGGCACCGGCAACTCCCCGTCCACCACCGCCCCGTCTGCAACCGTGGCAGGCTGGGAACTGATCGCGCCCCGATCCACCCCGCATGCCCTGATCCACCGCCGACGATTGAGTTGACGCATGCCGCTCCTGCACGCGGATCCATACGCAACCTGCGCGAACCGACCGAATTGCTGTACTGCAGTTCATTTTTCGAAATCCTGTAAAGCACGATCAATTCTCTTCAAAACCTTCACTCGGCCGCGTCGTATATGTAACGATCCGTACACGCTCGCGGTCAGATTCGCCTCTGACCCAGGACGGGGAACCCGGGGGGGAACTTACCGAGCTGCACCACCGCTCGGTAAGCCCCTTCGCCAACCGGCATCCGACTCACCCCGACGCCACGGCATCGAGCCCGAGCCCGACTCGCCGCTCGTGACCGACACCTGCTCTGACAGTAAACATCTCGGGACCACCTATCAGGATTCGACCGAATCAGGATTGTGGACACGAGTAAACGTATGGGGGTACTACGTGCAGAACAAGACCACACGCTCCACCGTCCTGGCCGCCGTGGCTGCGCTGGCCCTGGCCGGTGGCGGCGTGGCGAACGCCGCCGAAGGCAGCTCCGGCAGCCTGTCCGGCTCTTCCGGCAGCAGCGGCTCCTCTACCGGCTCGTCGGCCACACCCGGCACGCCGTACGAGTTCGAGAACTGGGACACCTGCCAGCTCGATCTGGTCTACAACCCCGTCACCGACCTGGGCACCTGTATGACGGTGATCATCCGGGACGGCGACATGCGCATCGGCAACCTCGACGTCGCGGTCCCCGACGGCAGCCTGATGATCGCCGGCGGTGTCTCCCAGGACGCCGACGACCCCACAATCCAAACCTTCGTCCCGGCCGCCGACGACGGCAAGTTCGGCGTGTACGCCAACCCGATCACCGTCCCCGGCGGAGCATTCGGCGCCGCCTCAGCCGAGAACTTCGGCCCCACGGCCATCCAGGCAACGGTCGAAGCGGTCGCCCTGCCCGCCGTCGACCCTTACAACCTCGCGGTGCAGCTTCCTGTGCGGATGAAGCTGTCCAACCCGCTCCTCGGCGACAACTGCTACATCGGCTCCGCCGCCAACCCGATCAACCTCTCCCTCGATCTCGTCGAGGCCGGGACGGCCGAGTGGATCTCTACCAACGGACCCGACGTACCCGGTGGCGTCTGGCCCCAGGCCACCCACGAGGCAGCGGACTTCGCCGTCCCCGGCGCCACCGGATGCGGCCCGCTCGGATCCCTGAACTGGGCTGTCAACCTGAGGGCGGGCCTGCCCTCCGCGGGCACCGGCAACTCCCTGTCCACCACCAGCGCCGTCTACAACGTGGCGGGCTGGGAACTGCTCGAGCCCTGATCCACCTTGCATGACCTGATCCACCGCTGACCTCGTCCCGGTGCCGGTATCCTTCCGGCGCCGGGACGACTCACGTCGCGGGTGCTCTCACCCAGCCTCGGAATGAACGCCTCGCACCAGCGGTCGCCGCACCCGATCGCATGGGTAGGCTCGAGGCCGTGAACTACCTGCCCCTGACGCCGACCGGCCAGACCCCGATCCGCGCCCTCACCATCGCCGGCACCGACTCGGGCGGCGGCGCGGGCATCCAGGCCGATTCGCGCACCATGGCGCTGTGCGGGGTGCACGCGTGTGTCGCGGTCGCCGCGGTGACGGTGCAGAACTCGATGGGCGTCAGCGGATTCCACGAGATCCCGCCCGAAACAGTGGCCGCGCAGGTGCGCTGCGTGGTCGAGGACATCGGCGTCGCCGCCGCCAAGACCGGGATGCTCGCGTCCACCGCGATCATCGAGGCCGTCGCGCAGGTATGCACCGAGGTCGGCATCGGCCGCGATGGCTCGATCCCGCTGGTAGTGGACCCGGTGTGCGCGTCAATGCACGGCGATCCACTGCTCCACACGGAGGCGCTCGACGCCGTCCGGAACACTCTCATCCCCATCGCATCGCTGGTGACACCCAACCTCGACGAGGTGCGTCTGATCACCGGCATCGAGGTGGTCGACGACGCCACCGCGCGCCGCGCCGCCGAGGCTCTGCACGCACTCGGCGCGCAGTGGTCGATGGTCAAGGGCGGGCACCTGCGCTCGTCGACATCGAGCACCGACCTGCTGTTCGACGGTGACACCTTCCACGAGTTCACCAGCCCACGGATCGACACCGGCAACGATCACGGAGGCGGCGATACCCTTGCTGCGGCCGTCGCGTGTGCGCTCGCCAACGGCTACGGAATGCCCGACGCGGTGGCGTTCGGCAAAGAGTGGGTCACCAAGTGCCTCGAGGCGTCGTACGACCTGGGCGCCGGACACGGTCCAGTGTCGCCGCTGTGGCGACTGGACCCGAAAAACGCCTGATCAGCGTGAGTAGTCCCGCAAAGTCATGACGAAACCGACGGCCACCACCGGTACCGCGAGGATGTAGACGGCAATCCGGAGCCACGTGGGCCCGTAGTAGCTCACCACGATCGCTGCCGCCAGTGCCGCGATGATCATCAGCACCCCGTAAAAGGGTGTTCGCTGTGGATGCTCGGGCTCGGCCACGCCCCCAGTGTGCGCGCCGGGTACTGGGGGCGGCAACAGTTTCGCGAAGTCGTCCGAATGGTCCGCTAGGGCCTGCTACCGGATCAGAGTCATCGACGAGACCCGATGTGGCCCGTCCTCGGAACCCTCCGATGACGAGCACCTTCACCGAGATCAGGCGCCATCGGCACTGATCATCCGGTCTCGGGAATCCAGTTTCCGTGGAATCCGTGTGGCACCTTCGCTGGAAGATGCACAGCCGCAACGGTCTCCAGTGTCTCAGCGTCGACGAAAGTCAGGTCGCTGCGATTGGCCGCTCTGTCGTATACGAATCCGATGAGCACGCCGTCGTCCTCGGACGCATCCGGTGCAGCGGGCTCGAAAACGAACTCGCCGAGCTCCTTTCCAGGTCCGAAGTCCTTCGAGACTGCGGCGCCGGCAACAAGGTCGTGTTTGAGCAATGTGCCGGACGGATGTCCATCGACCCGGTCCATGATCGGTGCGTACGCGTAACGGTGCCGACGGCCGATCAGCCGCTCATCGATGCGGGGGAACTCCTGCGTCCGACCATCAAGCAGTTGTTCGCGAACACGGCCGGAATTCAGGTCGAGGACCCACCGGTTCATCGTCGGTGCGCCTTCGGTCGGCCCGAGACGGTTGTTGTCGAAGACACGCTCATGACGGACAGCATCGAGGACGATGGTGTTTCCGTCGTCGTATGCGTTCGCCTGATGGAAGATGTAGCAGGGATCCACCTCGAACCAACGAACGTCGGATGCCACGCCGTCCCGGGGCAGGACACCGATCCGGGCTGAATAGGAATCGTCCCAGCAATACGGAAATCCGCTGTTCCCGGGCGCCCTCTCCGCCATAGCGAACCCGACGGGGTCCGGGATCCGGACGCGTCCGACCATTGCCGACAACACCAATTGTGCAGTCCAGCGGAGGGGCCGGGGCACCGTTATCGCCGCCGCCTGACGTGGATCGAACGTGACAGGCAGATCGAAGATCAGCACGTGCTGTTCGGTAAGCGCGAAACCATGCATCATCGGGCTTCCACCCACTTCGATGTCCAGTCGACGTCGCGCGCGCCCATCCTTGCCGATGACCGAGTACTGCACGGTGTTTCCGCGGCCGAAGAAGTACGAGATCGCGTGCAGTTCACCGGAGAGCGGATCGCGTAATGGATGCGCGGTGTAGCCGCCGGGCAGCGTGCCGTCGAAATCGCACGTCCCGATCGTCTCCAGCTCGTCCGTCAACTCGAAGTTCGCGACCCCGGCCTCAACCAGGGCAAGCGTGCGCCCAGCATGCCCGATCACGTTCGTGTTGGCGCCGACCGCACCGTAGCCCGCGCCGCGCGAGATCCTTCGTGGCCGCTCGCCGAGCCTGACCGACACCTCGGCGTTGCGGACAAAGCGATTGCGGTACCAATCCGCTTTCCCGTCCCGAATCCGCAGCCCGTGGACCATGCCATCACCGGCAAACCAGTTGTAGGTTTCGGGATCGACCTCGGCGCTGGGGTTCGGCCCGTTGCGCAGATAGCGGCCGTCGAGATAGTTCGGGATAGCACCCGTGACCGTCAGGTCCGTAAGAGTCAGCTCCTCCCTCACCGGTCCGAATCCACCTTCGAGATACATGTTCCCCACCGTGGTCCCACCCCTGATCGCATCTATAACAGCCGTGATATCAGATGACATAGCTGGCGTCACCCAAAGTAGTGGTTGACGAACCGCCGCGTGGAATAATCCGAAACATGGCCAGACGCAGCGTGGATCCGTCGATGAGGATGGGGCTACTCGAGGCCGGTGCACGTCTACTGTCTTCTGAAGGTCCCGCAGCGCTCTCCACCCGTCGGGTCGCTGCCGAGGCCGGCACCTCCACCATGTCGGTCTACACCCACTTCGGTTCGATGCCCGATCTGGTTGCCGCGATCGTCGAGGAGGGCTTCACC
Protein-coding sequences here:
- the thiD gene encoding bifunctional hydroxymethylpyrimidine kinase/phosphomethylpyrimidine kinase, which translates into the protein MNYLPLTPTGQTPIRALTIAGTDSGGGAGIQADSRTMALCGVHACVAVAAVTVQNSMGVSGFHEIPPETVAAQVRCVVEDIGVAAAKTGMLASTAIIEAVAQVCTEVGIGRDGSIPLVVDPVCASMHGDPLLHTEALDAVRNTLIPIASLVTPNLDEVRLITGIEVVDDATARRAAEALHALGAQWSMVKGGHLRSSTSSTDLLFDGDTFHEFTSPRIDTGNDHGGGDTLAAAVACALANGYGMPDAVAFGKEWVTKCLEASYDLGAGHGPVSPLWRLDPKNA
- a CDS encoding GNAT family acetyltransferase, which encodes MTKTDPPLGPPVIGGRVVVRYRLPPGGTHPLTDVIGTLEQLEPAVVVRTADGRVVEVDRGDVVRLKALGPKPVRRSDSRVRRLSD
- a CDS encoding alpha/beta hydrolase yields the protein MPLEPVLEPAAQEFADATAEPPFLYELPIEEGRAQFDEVQSGDIAKPPVEIEDRVVDGGPSGQIPVRIVRPRGAAGPLPVIQYNHGAGWVFGDADVYDRLIRNLSVGSEAAVVFPSFTRSPEAKYPTAIEELYATSIWIADHGTDADLDPTRIAVAGDSVGGNMTIALTLMAKQRGGPRFRQQVLFYPVTNAEFDTDSYRQFAHGYFLTMEAMRWFWDQYTTDPAHRAEITCSPLRATTEQLTGLPPALVINGEADVLRDEGEAYANKLRAAGVPVTAVRFQGMIHDFMMLNALADTHAARTGMLLATTTLKRALYGAGELE
- a CDS encoding GNAT family N-acetyltransferase, with the protein product MNYATVESGAPGSTAPATGPAVCVVDSPPHERYELWVGGDLVGILGYQRDSAARSGDVLTLLHTVVREDRGGRGWAAVLVREVLDRARREGTRIRPVCTYVRRFLGMHTEYLDLLDEQGV
- a CDS encoding peptide deformylase gives rise to the protein MAILPIRIVGDPVLHEPTKPVTQSPAEIAELIGDMYDTMDAANGVGLAANQVGVPLRLFVYDCPDVDSAGKSIRRRGEVINPVLETSEIPETMPDEDDDVEGCLSVPGEQFPTGRADWAKVTGTDAEGNPVEIEGHGFFARMLQHETGHLDGFLYVDVLIGRNARAAKKTIKRAGWGVPDLSWTPGTVDDPFGHDEDDDED
- a CDS encoding exodeoxyribonuclease III → MRLATWNVNSVRARTDRIVDWLARTDTDVLAMQETKCKDEQFPYERFTEAGYEVAHVGLSQWNGVAIASRIGLEDVQIGFADQPGFNKDPEAEAAQEARAIGATVGGVRVWSLYVPNGRELTDPHYVYKLEWLAKLRADAEGWLAGNPDAQIALVGDWNVAPTDEDVWDPAFFEDKTHTSQPERDAFDAFADTGFTDVVRPHAPGPGVYTYWDYTQLRFPKRQGMRIDYVLGSPAFAARVTGAHIDRDERKGKGASDHAPVVVDLD
- a CDS encoding GNAT family N-acetyltransferase, encoding MFADSPRADVTDNADQNRFELRLNGDLVGIVGYYDTTPVAGMRPGGRRAGARVVSFMHTVVVEDFGHQGLAAVMVRRALDQARDYGWRVRPVCTYVQRFVEANPEYRDLMVPLEVVSLN
- a CDS encoding carotenoid oxygenase family protein codes for the protein MGNMYLEGGFGPVREELTLTDLTVTGAIPNYLDGRYLRNGPNPSAEVDPETYNWFAGDGMVHGLRIRDGKADWYRNRFVRNAEVSVRLGERPRRISRGAGYGAVGANTNVIGHAGRTLALVEAGVANFELTDELETIGTCDFDGTLPGGYTAHPLRDPLSGELHAISYFFGRGNTVQYSVIGKDGRARRRLDIEVGGSPMMHGFALTEQHVLIFDLPVTFDPRQAAAITVPRPLRWTAQLVLSAMVGRVRIPDPVGFAMAERAPGNSGFPYCWDDSYSARIGVLPRDGVASDVRWFEVDPCYIFHQANAYDDGNTIVLDAVRHERVFDNNRLGPTEGAPTMNRWVLDLNSGRVREQLLDGRTQEFPRIDERLIGRRHRYAYAPIMDRVDGHPSGTLLKHDLVAGAAVSKDFGPGKELGEFVFEPAAPDASEDDGVLIGFVYDRAANRSDLTFVDAETLETVAAVHLPAKVPHGFHGNWIPETG